A stretch of DNA from Bradyrhizobium algeriense:
GCTGCCGCCAAAAGCCGCCTTGAGAGCCGCCTTGAGAGCCGCCTTGGCGCTAGTGCCAATCGGGTTCGCTGGATCGTCGCGGACGCGACAACCTGGGAGCCGGCCAGGCCCTACGATATCTGGCACGACCGGGCGGCGTTTCACTTTCTCACCGACGCGAGCGATCGCGCCGCCTACATCGCCCGCCTCGAACGTGGCCTGAAAGTCGGTGGGCACGCCATCATTGCCACCTTCGCGCTCGACGGCCCCGAAAAATGCAGCGGCTTGCCGGTCGCCCGCTATGACAGCGCAAGTCTCGGGCAGACGCTCGGCAGCATGTTCAAGCTGGTGCATACGCAGCGCCACGAACACGTGACCCCGTGGGACTCCCGGCAGATCTTCCAGTTCAGCGTATTCAGGCGCGAGGACTAACTCGCGCCCGCCGCGCGCGCCAGAACTGATCGACATTCTATATTCATTGTGAATGCGTGAGCGGTGGAGCAGCCGTCCGCTGACACGGCCCCTCCTGTGTTGAAAATCGCAATCGCGGACTAATATTGTCTTATCTAGTCAATCGCATTCGGATAGATTGACGCTCGCCATGCCCTTCTACCGACCCAACGAAGACGATCTTCGGCCTGATGATGATTTCGATCCCGCGGACGTGCCCCGCGCCATCGCCGCCGTCGGAATCGACATGTTCACCAAGGGCGTGGAGATACCTATTCACGAGCATCGGAAGGCCCAGCTTATCCTGACCTTGCGTGGCGTCGTCAGGTGCGAAGCCGACCAAAGCGTCTGGATTGTGCCGCCGCGCTGTGCGGTGTGGATTCCCGGCAATCTTCCCCACAGCGTGACCGCCGCCGGAAATGTCGAGGTCTATCTCCTGTTCGTCGAACCGGATGCGGCGCCGGCGCTGCCCAGTCAATGCTGCACACTGTCGATCTCGCCGTTGCTGGAGCGTTTGCTGCTGCACGTCGCCCAGATGCCGGTCCTGTACGATGTCGATGGCGCCGACGGCCGGGTCGCCACGGTGCTGCTCGACCAACTGTCTCTGGCGCCCGTCGAGAAGCTGAACTTCCCGATGCCGGTCGACGCCAAGCTGCGCAAGATCGCCATCGCGATGATGGCCGATCCCGCCGACCGCGCGACGATAGACGAGTGGGGCCGGCGCATGGCCGTTGCCCCGCGGACCTTGACCCGCGCCCTGAAACGCGAGACCGGCATGAGCTTCGGCCGCTGGCGCCAGCAGCTCCATATCCTCATAGCGTTGCAGCGTCTCGCGCAAGGAGCGTCAGTCCAGACGGTGGCGCTCGATCTCGGCTATGAGGGCGCGAGCGCCTTCGTCACCATGTTCCGTAAGGCGCTGGGCAAGCCCCCCGCCCGGTATCTGGCGGAACGTCGCATCGCCGCGTGACCTCCGTCCGTCTTCGGACATGCTCCTTCGCGGATGCTGACCAGAAATCGCAATATATTGTCGTATTTGCGGAATGTGGTCAGGCGGCCGATCTCGTATTTCTGGCTCTGACGCTTACGCACTGGCGCGTCCCAAGGAGCCGGAAAACATGGATTCAGTCAGCAGCGGTCTCGTCGCGGACGTTCTCCAACGCCTTCATCAGGAAGCGGATGCGGCCGATGCACCGCTGATGCAGGCCTACGCGAGCGAGATAACCAATGTCGAGCAGGCGATGAAACAAGTTGTCGAGGCCGAGAACAAGGATTTGACGGGACTGTATCACGGTTACGCCGATAATTTCCTGAGCGTCTCCCCGGAGTTTGGGCGCTTTCTCTACATGTGCGCCCGTAGCTGCAAGGCTAAGCGCATCGTCGAGTTCGGCTCTTCGATGGGGATTTCCGCCATCTATATGGCGGCGGCGCTGCGTGACATGGGCGGCGGCGTCCTGATCGGCACCGAGATTGAATCCAGCAAGGCCGAGCGGGCGCAGGCGAACCTCAGGGCCGCCGGGCTGGCCGATCTTGTCGAGTTTCGGATCGGCGATGCGCGGGAAACCCTCAAAGCCGGCGTCGGCGGCGACATCGACATGGCGATGCTCGATGGAGCCTTCACCCTCTATCTTCCCATCCTCACGCTGCTGGAGCCCCATCTGAAGCCCGGCGCGATAATCATCGGCGAGAATGCGTTCACGGAGGCGGGCGGCTACATCGAGTATGTCCGCGATCCGCAGAACGGTTATCTCTCACTGCCGCTGTCGTTCGATCCGGGGCGCGGCAACGAATTCACGGTCAAGACGAGGTGATCCGCATGGGCCACGACGTCGAAATGTCAGTGAGGAGCGAGCGAACCTTTGACCCAACGCGCCGACGAACCGCAAAATTCTGCGCCGCTGCTCACTCCGCCGGGTCGAGTCACACGGACGTTGCTGCGATGGTTCATGCGTCCCGCGCGCGTCGCGGCAGTCGAGACGCTCTCGCCCCGCTTCCGGCTGGCCGACCTGGAAGGCGAAGCGCTCAGGAACGTCGCCTGGACGGCTGGCCAAAAGGTCCAGGTTTCGATCGGCTCGGGCCTTAGCGCGCGGACCTATACACCGATATCGTGGGACGCCGAAAGCGGCAGGACACGAATGCTCACCTTCGCGCATGGCGACGGTCCCGGCAGCCGATGGGCAAGCGGCCTGCGCGAAGGCGACACTTGCCAGTTCTTCGGTCCGCGCCGCTCGCTCGATCTATCCGGCCTTGAATCGCCGGTGGTTCTGTTCGGCGATGAAACCTCGTTCGGCCTGGCGGCGGCACTCCGCGATAGTCCGCAGGGTGCAAGCGCAACCCATGTGTTCGAGGTCTCCCATGTGTTCGAGGTCTCGGATGTCGTGGAGTCGCGGCCGGTGCTGGAGGCGATCGGCCTCGGCCAAGCGATCTTGATCGAGCGCCTCGCCGACGACGCCCATCTCGCCGCAGCCGAAGCCAAGGTGTTGCGCCTTGCCGCTAGCGGCGCGCATTTCGTTCTTACGGGCAAGGCATCGTCGATCCAGCGCGTAAGCCGGGCCCTGAAAGCAGTCGGCGTCGTATCATCGCGGGTGAAGACCAAGGCCTATTGGGCGCAGGGCAAGATCGGGTTGGACTAGGTTTGATGACATTCAACGCAGCCAGATCATCGCAACGGCGAGGTTTGAGAATCCTGAATGTCGATCCAACCTAGCTAGTGCGCCATGCCGCGTGCCAATTCCTGGCAGGCCTCCATGCAGCGGCGGCAGCTTTCCGCGCAGATGCGGCAATGCTCATGCATGGAAGCGTGCTTCTGGCACTCCTCCGCGCAAAGCCGGCAGGCGGCGGCGCAGACGCTGAGCATGCGGCGCATCACTTCGTCATCGGAACCTGTCCTGCGGGTCATGATGCGGCCGGTGATGTTGCAGATGTCGGCGCAATCCAGATCCAGGCAGATGCACTGGGTCAGCTCCTGCACCATGCGCTCTGACAGGCAGGCGTCGCCACAGGAGGTGCAGGTCTGGGCGCAGGAATAACATTCCTCGATGCAGCGGATCAGAGTGTCGTTGATCTGGCCCTGGACGGCCGGGTGGGTGCCGATCATTTCGCGGGCGTGCATGGTGGTGCTCCTGGCTGGAGGGCAGACCGCCACCGGGCGGCTGTTACCTTAAGTCGCGGCCCAGAAAAATGTTCTGGCTCTCCGGCAATACGAACCTGGCCCTGCCGGGTGCGGATGGATTTGATTCGTCGCAATGCGATCATTCTCGACCGGGATATGTTAACGAAACCCGCGATTTCGTGATGGAACTTTGCTTCCCATCATGGGTCGGG
This window harbors:
- a CDS encoding class I SAM-dependent methyltransferase; translated protein: MEDAGRQAHWENVYTTKRENEVSWFQQSPAPSLDLIVQAGAVSNSAIIDIGGGASRLVDNLIEQGFEDVTVLDLSGAALAAAKSRLESRLESRLGASANRVRWIVADATTWEPARPYDIWHDRAAFHFLTDASDRAAYIARLERGLKVGGHAIIATFALDGPEKCSGLPVARYDSASLGQTLGSMFKLVHTQRHEHVTPWDSRQIFQFSVFRRED
- a CDS encoding helix-turn-helix transcriptional regulator — translated: MPFYRPNEDDLRPDDDFDPADVPRAIAAVGIDMFTKGVEIPIHEHRKAQLILTLRGVVRCEADQSVWIVPPRCAVWIPGNLPHSVTAAGNVEVYLLFVEPDAAPALPSQCCTLSISPLLERLLLHVAQMPVLYDVDGADGRVATVLLDQLSLAPVEKLNFPMPVDAKLRKIAIAMMADPADRATIDEWGRRMAVAPRTLTRALKRETGMSFGRWRQQLHILIALQRLAQGASVQTVALDLGYEGASAFVTMFRKALGKPPARYLAERRIAA
- a CDS encoding O-methyltransferase, with the protein product MDSVSSGLVADVLQRLHQEADAADAPLMQAYASEITNVEQAMKQVVEAENKDLTGLYHGYADNFLSVSPEFGRFLYMCARSCKAKRIVEFGSSMGISAIYMAAALRDMGGGVLIGTEIESSKAERAQANLRAAGLADLVEFRIGDARETLKAGVGGDIDMAMLDGAFTLYLPILTLLEPHLKPGAIIIGENAFTEAGGYIEYVRDPQNGYLSLPLSFDPGRGNEFTVKTR
- a CDS encoding siderophore-interacting protein, with product MRPARVAAVETLSPRFRLADLEGEALRNVAWTAGQKVQVSIGSGLSARTYTPISWDAESGRTRMLTFAHGDGPGSRWASGLREGDTCQFFGPRRSLDLSGLESPVVLFGDETSFGLAAALRDSPQGASATHVFEVSHVFEVSDVVESRPVLEAIGLGQAILIERLADDAHLAAAEAKVLRLAASGAHFVLTGKASSIQRVSRALKAVGVVSSRVKTKAYWAQGKIGLD
- a CDS encoding four-helix bundle copper-binding protein is translated as MHAREMIGTHPAVQGQINDTLIRCIEECYSCAQTCTSCGDACLSERMVQELTQCICLDLDCADICNITGRIMTRRTGSDDEVMRRMLSVCAAACRLCAEECQKHASMHEHCRICAESCRRCMEACQELARGMAH